The window AAAGTAGTCTTTCCATGATCTACGTGCCCAATAGTGCCGATGTTGATATGAGGTTTGGTGCGTTCAAATTTTTCTTTGGCCATAAGTTACCTCCTTTTTCATCAAGAGCCCACGCCCGGGATTGAACCGGGGACCTTATCCTTACCAAGGATACGCTCTACCAACTGAGCTACATGGGCAAAAAAAGACACACCTGTCTTTTTACGAAGATTACTATAGCACAAATCAAATCTTCGCACCGCCCAAATATATATTATTTTATCTTACTTAACCTATATAGTTAGAATATACAAGTAAAGATATTATACTAACATAAAAAAAATCTTTGTCAAGGATTTTTAAAAAAATTTTAAAAAATGACAACTATGGACTAATTATAAGCTACATAACTCATTTGGTAGTTTAGGGATATGAAAATTATTCGATAGGTATAATAATAGAAGTTCCGGCTTCGAGCCTGTCGGGATTTTTAATCCTATCCTTATTCAATTCATAAAGATACTTCCAGCGATGCCCGCTGCCTAATTGTTCTTTGGCTATATCCCAAAGTGAGTCGTTTTTCTTAATTATATATTCTTTAGTGGAAACTCTTACTTCTGTCTCTACTACTTCTTTTTTCTCCAAAATGTATTTGCCTTCTTCCAGAGGCACTGCCTCTTCTGTAGAATCTATTTCGCGCTTAGATAACATTACCTCTTGTACCTCAGCAATCATAAATTGGGCATTTCTGTCCTTCTGCATACCGACAAGGTCTGTAATCGGCGCAACAGCATCAAGCTTACCCCTGCTGACTATCAGGATATGCTCAGGAGAAACATTTCTTTCCAGCATAAAATTCTTGATCGCATCACCCCGGCGTTTGCCTAATTTTAAATTATAGGCTTCTGGGCCGCGACGGTCGCAGTTACCGGTGATCAGAATAGTTGCTTCGGGGTTCTTTTTAAGAGTTTTTACCGCGCGTTCTAAAATCACAACTGCATCATCGCGTATTCCGGCTTTATCAAAGTCAAAGTAAACCTTTATATTTTTGATTATCTTTTTGATCAATAAAGACGGCCTTGGTTCTTCGGGCTTAGCCGGTGGAAGTTCTTCAGCTTTATAATCGTAGATAATCTTATAAAGGTAGACATAGCCCCTGTTCCCCCAGGGTGTTATTTCGCCAGGCCGGGTTGGCCACCACCAGTAGCCTGAGCGGTACTTGTCTTTTACCGGACGCGGAGTAGCATCTGTCGGCCACCATTCAAACCGTTTTTGCATTTTCTCTATTTCCCGCTGTTTTCTGGCTGCCCGCTCTTTTCCTCCCCGGCCATACACATAACTATTGGCTATAAAAGAAAAAATTAAAATTAAAACAAATACTTTTTTTGTTATGTTTAACATATTTTCCCCCTCTTTTAAAATGTGTTTGGAGTTATATAATCTCCTTTTTTTAATTTTATATCTTCCAGCCTCTTTTTTTGCTCCTTAAGTATCTTAAATAAAATGTCCGGTGTATCAGGAACTTTAGTTTTATAGATCTTAATGATTCTGTCGATCTTGACAAGATTTTCCGGAACTCTTAGAGTGAACTGCGCTATATAATCTTCTTGGCTATAATCTTTATTAAACGTTTCTTTAAACAGCTTTTTAAGATCTTCGTACTTCGGAATATACCCGGTTGGAGTTTTAATCGCCCCTACCTCGTTATGAACGCGAAGCTCCATCCATTTAAGCCATACTGCCTTATCTATTTTATCATTTATAAAATTACCCTTGTTATCTTTTAAAAAGTAATTTACCGAGAATATCAGCGGTGGAGACGTTATGCTACCGCCAAATTTCAGGTTGTTTTTAATATATTTACCTATCGGTATAGAAAGAAAAGCCAGGTTTGCCATTGGATTAAATTTCCTAATACCGCTTTTTCCTAAAGCGGCGGCTGTGGTTTCTGACTCTAAAGACGCGCCTTTGGTTATTATTCCATGTTTCCAGTTAAACGACTGCTCAACGGGAAGCCATGTATCTGAATCACGACCGCCATAGATTATCCCTTTTACCGCAACACCTTCCGGATTGTTAAGCTCCGGATCTATATTTTCCAGCAACTTTATACCAAGAGTAAAACGGGCATTAGGATGTGATAACGGTACTTCTTTACTATCGGCATCTAATTTTCCACGAAACCAGTTGCCTGCGTGATTAAAACCTTTTTCAGGAGACCCAGTGTTCTTTCCAAGCCAGTAAGCGTGATTATCTTCAGTAACTAATATATTTGAAAATATAACCTCGCCAGCTGAGTTTAAAGCCTTCCATATTATAGGATCATCTTTTGAATTTATGCCCTGGATTATTCCGAACATTCCCTTTTCTACGTTAACTGCGCGAATCTCTGCGTCCTTCACTCTAAGATAAGCTATATCATCTCCGACTATGGTCTCTCCCTTCAGCATAGAAGTAGAAGTCTTTCCGCAAAGCGAAGGAAACGCCCCGGTAAAATAAGTTACTCTGCCTTTTGGGCCGTGAACCCCCATAAGAAACATATGTTCTGTCAGCCAGGACTCTTCAGACGCCTTATTTATCGCCAATCTCATTGCCAGTTTTTTATGCCCAAGGGTATTACCGCCATACTGAGTGTTTACGCTATAAACAATATCCTCTTCGATATCAATATATATCCGGCGTTGGTCAACATTTTTACTGACACCATTTTTAAGTTCTCCGGCAGAATGCACAAACTTAAAGAATGCTTGAGGTTTATCCAGTTTTTTGAACTCTTCATAACCCAGTCTATAAAGTAAATCCTGGGAATGGGCCACATAACTGGAATCAGTAAGCTGAACCGCAAGTATGGAAAATTCGGAATTTGTCGGGCCTAAACAAAAAAACTGAATAAAAAGCATCCGGCCATTCATGCTATTTTTTAAAAAACCATAAATCTCTTTTAATCCTTCTTTTTTATCCGTGGACTTTATATTGGGTCCTAAATCAACGCCTTTTGCTAAAAGAAATTTTGTGTTTTTTTGATCCCTGGCCTGGTCATAATAACCGTCAAAATGAACCGTGTGACCGTCTATGGAAAGCTTACCTTCTTCGTCATTCTTCACTGCTGTTTCTCTAATAAAGGAAATATCTTCCGGCCGGTCAGTTGAAACAAAAATCTTATCAGGTCTGCAGATCTCTACATACTTTGCCAGAAAATCAAGCAGCGCCGGATTATTTAACATCACGAGCTTCTCAAAATTCCCCGGCATGCATTTAGTTTTAAGTAGGTTTAGTGTTTTTTCCATCAGCGTATGAAAATCTTCGATTAAGGTACCGACAACTTGCCGTTGAGGCAAATTGTCGGTACCAATTCGCAATATAATTTACAAAAAATCTTTGATTTTTTGTAAATTATTTGCTCATTGGAGCGAGAGATGGGAATCGAACCCACGTAGGTAGCTTGGAAGGCTACTGCACTACCACTGTGCTACTCTCGCGATTTTTACACAGATTGGCACAGATGTCTTTTACGTTTGTGCCCATCTGTGGTTACATGGTGGGCAGGGGAGGGTTCGAACCTCCGTAGGTCTAAGACCGCCAGATTTACAGTCTGGTACGTTTGGCCACTCCGTCACCTGCCCAAAACTTCTACGGTTCAAGAGCCGAGGATAGGACTTGAACCTACAACCTGAGGTTTACAAAACCCCTGCTCTGCCATTGAGCTACCCCGGCAAAACTTATCTCAAAGCAAAACTTAAGTTAAGAAAGCGCTTTAAACACTGCCGCCAAGTTATCCAGGATATCACTGGCAATCAAACTGATCTTACCCTTTTTTTTAGACGCTAAGTCCCCGGCTTTTCCGTGGGTATAAACCGCTAATTTTGCTGCTTCATATTCCGGGATCCCCTGACTGATCAAAGAAGCAATCATTCCGGTCAGGATGTCACCCGCTCCAGCAGTAGCCATACCGGAATTACCGGTTTTATTCACATAACTATCTGTTTCAGGGCCGGCAACAACGGTTTGATAGCCTTTAAGCACGACTACCAGATTATGCCTATTGGCAAAATCTTTAGCGACCTTCTGCCGATTTCTCTGGATAGTGTCGATTTCCATCCTGGCCAGCCTGGCCATTTCCCCGGGATGGGGAGTAATTACCACCGGGTATTTAATTAACTTCAAGACTGAACTATTCCCAGCTATGCAATTCAATCCATCAGCATCAAGAACTAATGGTTTACTTATGGTTTTTATTAATTCATTGACTAACGATTTTGTCCCTTTGTTGGTAGTAAGCCCTGGACCTAAAGCAACCACATCAACATCTTTTAAGATGCGTTTGATTTCCGGAGCTGCCTTCAAGCTTAACGAGGCATTGGTTGTTTCAACAAGAGGCTTGGTCATAACTTCGGTAAGCTTAACCTCCATTATCGGGTTAAGGCTCCGCGGAATCCCCAAAGTAACCAGACCGCACCCTGAACGAAGCGCCCCCAGACTGCATAAACTGGCAGCTCCGGTCATGCCCTCTGAGCCGCTCAAAACCAGAACATGGCCATAATCACCCTTATGGGAATTCTGTTTTCTCTTCGCAATGATTTCTAAAAATTGTTTATTAATAATCACGGCTCGGCGTTTGCGATTAAGATAGCGCTGGCCAAGGCAAACTTTTTTGTGTGGGAGAGACTTATGGCTATCTTGTTGATTCTCGAATTTTCTCCTAATCTCTTAGCCGAGTTGGAAAAATTGACTTCGGGTTTACCGCTTTTATCATTCAGAATTTCGATGTCGCGCAATCTTATCGCTTTTATTTTTTCATTGCCAAAGGCTTTAAGCACAGCTTCCTTAGCGGCGAATCTTGCCGCCAGATGTTCAACCGAAGACTTTTTGTTTAAAGAGTATTTTATTTCGCGATCGGTAAAGACTCTTTTAATTAACTTATCATTCCATCTGTCAAGGGCTTTCTTAAAATGCTCTATTTCTACTAGATCTATGCCGCTGCCAGCTATCATATTAATTCCAGCATCTCCCGAACAGCCCTATCCAATCCAACAAACACGGCCCGGGAAATAATCGAGTGTCCAATATTTAACTCTTCAATACCGTTGATCTCGGTTATCCTCTTAACATTTTGATAGTTCAAGCCATGTCCGGCTGCTACTATTAATTTTTTCTCAACAGCTAAATCCTTGGCTTTAATCAGGTCAGTCAACTGATGGTTCTGGGTTGCCTGATCAGCCGCATTGGCAAAATTACCGGTATGAAGCTCGATTAAATCTGCGCCTACGCTTTTCGAGGCCTCTACCTGAATATTAACCGGGTCAATAAACAGGCTGACCCTAATGCCTTCGTTCTTTAACTTTAAAACTACTCTTTTAATCTCCTGCTCTGCGCTTACCAGATCCAAGCCGCCTTCGGTAGTAAGCTCCTGTCTTTTTTCCGGCACTAATGTCGCCTGATCCGGTTTTATCTGAATAGCCAAGTCTACTATCTCAGGCGCGATAGACATCTCAAGGTTTAATTTAGTAAAAACCATCTTTTTTAATGACCTGACATCTTTTTCATTAACATGGCGCCGATCTTCGCGAAGGTGGACTACTATTGATCCGGCCCCGGTCTGTTCTACTATCCTGGCCGCTTGAACCAGGTCAGGCTCTTTTCCTCCCCTGGCCTGCCTTAACGTAGCCACATGATCAATATTTACACCAAGCAACGGCATTATTTATACCCTTGGGTTTTTATTTCTATTTTATAGCGCAAAAAATCAATCACGGATTTAAGATCTATCCCTTCCTGCTCCCCGGCTATATAAAGCCAGAGAAGTATTGCCATAACCAAAGACAGTACCTTTAAGCCGATATTATTCAACAACCACGTCTTTATTCTCATTGGCGTTTCTCCGGCACTCTTTGCTTTTTAAAACGCCAGTAGCTGTGTTTAACTTGCTGCTTACTCTGCCTGGAAATATAGAGGTTCCTTAAAACCTTCCTTAAGGTCTGCGGTTCTAAATCACGGGTCAATTTGCCACCAATAGCTACTGAAATAGCGCCGGTTTCTTCGCTTATAACCACACAAGCCGCATCCGTCTCTTCAGTAAGCCCCAGGGCTGCCCGATGACGAGTCCCCACTGTCTTGCCAATTGAAGGATTTTGAGTTAATGGAAACAGGCAACCTGAGGCTGCAAGCCTTTCTTCTTTAATAACCACTCCGCCGTCATGCAGCGGGGTATTGGGCATAAAGATCGTCTGGATAAGCTCACTGGTTACCTTAGCATCCATTGCAACTCCGCTTTCAATATAAACTTTTAATCCAATGTCCTTTTCTATGGCAATCAGCGCCCCGATCTTTCGCTTAGAAAGGTACGTGCAAGCCTTGACTATTTCGTTGACTGTTTCTTCTCCCCGGGAAAAAATCGCAAAGAAACGATTGCGCCCAAGATGAGCTAGGCCCCGGCGAAGTTCGGGCTGAAAAATTATCAAAAGGGCTATTATGCTTATTGCAAAAATCTTTGTTAATAGCCAGTTAATGCTGGTAAGATGGAAGATTTGAGCGATAAAAAACGCGATAAATAAAATCACCAGGCCTTTTAATACTTGTATCGCCCTGGTCCCTTTAATAGAAACAAGAATCCAGTAAAAAACAAACCAGATTATCGCAATTTCCAACAAGGGCTTCCAAAGTTCCGTCATTCTTTATTCCTTATACACAAATTTCTTCAAAAGCAAAGAGCACATCTCGTTACTTTATTTATGTTTAATGATCGCCTCAGTCATTCTTACCACCTGCGCCATCTGCTTTACGTCATGGACTCGCACTATGCTGGCACCGTTA of the Candidatus Omnitrophota bacterium genome contains:
- a CDS encoding OmpA family protein, whose protein sequence is MLNITKKVFVLILIFSFIANSYVYGRGGKERAARKQREIEKMQKRFEWWPTDATPRPVKDKYRSGYWWWPTRPGEITPWGNRGYVYLYKIIYDYKAEELPPAKPEEPRPSLLIKKIIKNIKVYFDFDKAGIRDDAVVILERAVKTLKKNPEATILITGNCDRRGPEAYNLKLGKRRGDAIKNFMLERNVSPEHILIVSRGKLDAVAPITDLVGMQKDRNAQFMIAEVQEVMLSKREIDSTEEAVPLEEGKYILEKKEVVETEVRVSTKEYIIKKNDSLWDIAKEQLGSGHRWKYLYELNKDRIKNPDRLEAGTSIIIPIE
- a CDS encoding phosphoenolpyruvate carboxykinase (GTP) — protein: MEKTLNLLKTKCMPGNFEKLVMLNNPALLDFLAKYVEICRPDKIFVSTDRPEDISFIRETAVKNDEEGKLSIDGHTVHFDGYYDQARDQKNTKFLLAKGVDLGPNIKSTDKKEGLKEIYGFLKNSMNGRMLFIQFFCLGPTNSEFSILAVQLTDSSYVAHSQDLLYRLGYEEFKKLDKPQAFFKFVHSAGELKNGVSKNVDQRRIYIDIEEDIVYSVNTQYGGNTLGHKKLAMRLAINKASEESWLTEHMFLMGVHGPKGRVTYFTGAFPSLCGKTSTSMLKGETIVGDDIAYLRVKDAEIRAVNVEKGMFGIIQGINSKDDPIIWKALNSAGEVIFSNILVTEDNHAYWLGKNTGSPEKGFNHAGNWFRGKLDADSKEVPLSHPNARFTLGIKLLENIDPELNNPEGVAVKGIIYGGRDSDTWLPVEQSFNWKHGIITKGASLESETTAAALGKSGIRKFNPMANLAFLSIPIGKYIKNNLKFGGSITSPPLIFSVNYFLKDNKGNFINDKIDKAVWLKWMELRVHNEVGAIKTPTGYIPKYEDLKKLFKETFNKDYSQEDYIAQFTLRVPENLVKIDRIIKIYKTKVPDTPDILFKILKEQKKRLEDIKLKKGDYITPNTF
- a CDS encoding NAD(P)H-hydrate dehydratase, which codes for MIINKQFLEIIAKRKQNSHKGDYGHVLVLSGSEGMTGAASLCSLGALRSGCGLVTLGIPRSLNPIMEVKLTEVMTKPLVETTNASLSLKAAPEIKRILKDVDVVALGPGLTTNKGTKSLVNELIKTISKPLVLDADGLNCIAGNSSVLKLIKYPVVITPHPGEMARLARMEIDTIQRNRQKVAKDFANRHNLVVVLKGYQTVVAGPETDSYVNKTGNSGMATAGAGDILTGMIASLISQGIPEYEAAKLAVYTHGKAGDLASKKKGKISLIASDILDNLAAVFKALS
- the acpS gene encoding holo-ACP synthase, whose translation is MIAGSGIDLVEIEHFKKALDRWNDKLIKRVFTDREIKYSLNKKSSVEHLAARFAAKEAVLKAFGNEKIKAIRLRDIEILNDKSGKPEVNFSNSAKRLGENSRINKIAISLSHTKKFALASAILIANAEP
- a CDS encoding pyridoxine 5'-phosphate synthase, producing the protein MPLLGVNIDHVATLRQARGGKEPDLVQAARIVEQTGAGSIVVHLREDRRHVNEKDVRSLKKMVFTKLNLEMSIAPEIVDLAIQIKPDQATLVPEKRQELTTEGGLDLVSAEQEIKRVVLKLKNEGIRVSLFIDPVNIQVEASKSVGADLIELHTGNFANAADQATQNHQLTDLIKAKDLAVEKKLIVAAGHGLNYQNVKRITEINGIEELNIGHSIISRAVFVGLDRAVREMLELI
- the cdaA gene encoding diadenylate cyclase CdaA, producing the protein MTELWKPLLEIAIIWFVFYWILVSIKGTRAIQVLKGLVILFIAFFIAQIFHLTSINWLLTKIFAISIIALLIIFQPELRRGLAHLGRNRFFAIFSRGEETVNEIVKACTYLSKRKIGALIAIEKDIGLKVYIESGVAMDAKVTSELIQTIFMPNTPLHDGGVVIKEERLAASGCLFPLTQNPSIGKTVGTRHRAALGLTEETDAACVVISEETGAISVAIGGKLTRDLEPQTLRKVLRNLYISRQSKQQVKHSYWRFKKQRVPEKRQ